One part of the Xylanimonas allomyrinae genome encodes these proteins:
- the xylA gene encoding xylose isomerase yields the protein MSDIKYSFGLWTTGWQGVDPFGDATRPHLDPAENIRKLAETGAHAFTFHDNDVWPIDATDDEKRAAIESVKAAAAETGLVCEMVTTNTFSHPVFKAGAFTSNSRDVRRYGLRKVLRQVDLGAELGATTFVMWGGREGVEYANSKDLGTAHARYAEGIDTVAAYIKAKGYDMRVALEPKPNEPRGDIFLPTIGHAIALINTLDNGDIVGVNPETGHEQMAGLDYTHGLALALYVGKLFHIDLNGQNGPKYDQDLVFGHGNLLSAFFTVDLLENGSPNGTIAPYQGYRHFDYKPSRTEYIDGIWESAAANIKTYELLAAASKAYRADAAVQAAFEKAGVLDTTTTLAEGESFESFLAEADENIEDLGKRHEGLVHLHQLALNHILGAR from the coding sequence GTGAGCGACATCAAGTACTCCTTCGGCCTCTGGACCACCGGCTGGCAGGGCGTCGACCCGTTCGGTGACGCGACCCGCCCCCACCTCGACCCGGCCGAGAACATCCGCAAGCTCGCCGAGACCGGCGCGCACGCCTTCACCTTCCACGACAACGACGTGTGGCCGATCGACGCCACCGACGACGAGAAGCGCGCCGCCATCGAGTCCGTCAAGGCCGCCGCCGCCGAGACCGGCCTCGTGTGCGAGATGGTCACCACCAACACGTTCTCGCACCCGGTCTTCAAGGCCGGCGCGTTCACCTCGAACTCGCGCGACGTGCGCCGCTACGGCCTGCGCAAGGTGCTGCGCCAGGTCGACCTGGGCGCCGAGCTCGGTGCCACCACGTTCGTCATGTGGGGCGGGCGCGAGGGCGTCGAGTACGCCAACTCCAAGGACCTGGGCACCGCGCACGCCCGGTACGCCGAGGGCATCGACACCGTCGCCGCGTACATCAAGGCGAAGGGCTACGACATGCGCGTCGCCCTCGAGCCCAAGCCCAACGAGCCCCGCGGCGACATCTTCCTGCCGACCATCGGTCACGCCATCGCGCTGATCAACACGCTCGACAACGGCGACATCGTCGGCGTCAACCCGGAGACGGGCCACGAGCAGATGGCCGGCCTGGACTACACGCACGGCCTGGCCCTCGCCCTGTACGTCGGCAAGCTGTTCCACATCGACCTCAACGGTCAGAACGGCCCCAAGTACGACCAGGACCTGGTGTTCGGCCACGGCAACCTGCTCTCGGCCTTCTTCACGGTCGACCTGCTCGAGAACGGCTCCCCGAACGGCACGATCGCCCCCTACCAGGGCTACCGCCACTTCGACTACAAGCCCTCGCGCACCGAGTACATCGACGGCATCTGGGAGTCGGCCGCCGCCAACATCAAGACGTACGAGCTGCTCGCCGCCGCGTCGAAGGCGTACCGCGCCGACGCCGCGGTCCAGGCCGCGTTCGAGAAGGCCGGCGTGCTCGACACGACGACCACGCTCGCCGAGGGCGAGTCGTTCGAGTCGTTCCTCGCCGAGGCCGACGAGAACATCGAGGACCTGGGCAAGCGTCACGAGGGCCTGGTGCACCTGCACCAGCTCGCGCTCAACCACATCCTCGGCGCCCGCTGA
- a CDS encoding FGGY family carbohydrate kinase, translating into MPLVAGVDSSTQSCKIVVRDAETGALVRSGSAKHPDGTSVDPQHWWTAFTEAAAAAGGLSDVAALSVGGQQHGMVALDAQGNVVRDALLWNDTRSAQAAEDLIAELGEGDRAVGAQRWADAVGSVLVASLTITKLRWLRDAEPANAAKVAAVALPHDWLSWRIAGYGPAGDPTAPLGPQLDKLFTDKSDASGTGYYDAEADGGAGAYRLDLLRLAFGRDDLVLPRVVGSTEAGATAHPSVAGTGDTLVGPGAGDNAGAAIGLGMRPGDIAISIGTSGVVSAVAPARTADGSGAINGFADCTGNALMLAVTLNAAQVLDAARAILDADFAQLADLALAAPAGADGLVLVPYLQGERTPNRPNASGTLHGIRLKNQTRAHIARAYIEGMLCGLADGLDALRALDVPVERVMLIGGAAQSPAVQRIAPQIFGLPISIPEPGEYVADGAARQAAWVLASAVAGAPTAAPSWSTAMSTTLAADPVPLVREQYAAVRDLV; encoded by the coding sequence ATGCCCCTCGTCGCCGGGGTGGACTCGTCCACCCAGTCCTGCAAGATCGTCGTCCGTGACGCCGAGACCGGTGCGCTGGTGCGCAGCGGGTCGGCCAAGCACCCCGACGGCACGTCCGTCGACCCCCAGCACTGGTGGACCGCGTTCACCGAGGCGGCGGCCGCCGCCGGCGGCCTGTCCGACGTCGCCGCACTGTCGGTGGGCGGGCAGCAGCACGGCATGGTGGCCCTGGACGCTCAGGGCAACGTGGTGCGCGACGCCCTGCTGTGGAACGACACCCGCTCGGCGCAGGCGGCCGAAGACCTCATCGCCGAGCTCGGCGAGGGCGACCGCGCGGTCGGCGCGCAGCGCTGGGCCGACGCCGTCGGCTCGGTGCTCGTGGCGAGCCTGACCATCACGAAGCTGCGCTGGCTGCGTGACGCCGAGCCGGCCAATGCCGCCAAGGTCGCCGCCGTGGCCCTCCCCCACGACTGGCTGAGCTGGCGCATCGCCGGCTACGGCCCCGCGGGCGACCCGACGGCGCCGCTCGGCCCGCAGCTCGACAAGCTGTTCACCGACAAGTCCGACGCCTCGGGCACCGGCTACTACGACGCCGAGGCCGACGGCGGCGCGGGCGCCTACCGGCTCGACCTGCTGCGCCTGGCCTTCGGCCGCGACGACCTCGTGCTGCCGCGCGTCGTCGGCTCGACCGAGGCGGGCGCGACGGCACACCCCAGCGTCGCCGGCACGGGCGACACGCTCGTCGGCCCCGGTGCGGGCGACAACGCGGGCGCCGCGATCGGCCTGGGCATGCGCCCCGGCGACATCGCGATCTCGATCGGCACCTCGGGGGTCGTCTCGGCGGTCGCCCCGGCCCGCACGGCCGACGGCTCGGGTGCCATCAACGGGTTCGCCGACTGCACCGGCAACGCCCTCATGCTCGCGGTGACGCTCAACGCCGCTCAGGTGCTCGACGCCGCGCGCGCGATCCTCGACGCCGACTTCGCCCAGCTCGCCGACCTGGCGCTCGCCGCGCCGGCCGGTGCGGACGGCCTCGTGCTGGTGCCCTACCTGCAGGGCGAGCGCACGCCGAACCGCCCGAACGCGTCGGGCACGCTGCACGGCATCCGGCTGAAGAACCAGACGCGCGCCCACATCGCGCGCGCCTACATCGAGGGCATGCTGTGCGGTCTGGCCGACGGCCTCGACGCGCTGCGCGCGCTCGACGTGCCCGTCGAGCGGGTCATGCTCATCGGCGGTGCGGCGCAGTCGCCCGCGGTGCAGCGGATCGCCCCGCAGATCTTCGGGCTGCCCATCTCCATCCCCGAGCCGGGCGAGTACGTGGCCGACGGCGCCGCGCGCCAGGCGGCGTGGGTGCTCGCGTCGGCGGTGGCGGGCGCACCGACGGCCGCGCCGTCGTGGTCGACCGCGATGTCGACGACGCTCGCGGCCGACCCGGTGCCGCTGGTCCGCGAGCAGTACGCGGCGGTGCGCGACCTGGTCTGA
- a CDS encoding zinc-dependent alcohol dehydrogenase family protein — MKALVYHGPGNKSWEDVPDPQILRPTDAIVRIDTTTICGTDLHILKGDVPAVDDGRILGHEGVGTITEVGPGVQSLAVGDRVIISCVSACGTCGYCRKGLYSHCLADEGMSGIGWILGHLIDGTQAELVRIPFADSSLHKVPAGVDDQTAVMLSDIIPTGFEIGVRKGNVSEGDIVAVIGTGPVGLAAIATSMLDGPSRVIAVDLDDNRLEQSLRFGATDTVNSSTPGWYDTLMAMTDGLGVDVAMEAVGIPQTFEMCTRIVRPGGHIANLGVHGASVDLPLQDLWIKDITLTTGLVSTSTTPLLLRLVEHGKLRASAFATHTFALDEIDEAYDVFSRAADTKALKVMLTR, encoded by the coding sequence ATGAAGGCCCTCGTCTACCACGGTCCGGGGAACAAGTCCTGGGAAGACGTGCCCGACCCGCAGATCCTCCGGCCGACCGACGCGATCGTGCGGATCGACACGACCACGATCTGCGGCACCGACCTGCACATCCTCAAGGGCGACGTGCCGGCTGTGGACGACGGCAGGATCCTCGGGCACGAGGGCGTGGGCACCATCACCGAGGTCGGGCCCGGCGTGCAGAGCCTCGCCGTCGGCGACCGCGTGATCATCTCGTGCGTCTCGGCGTGCGGCACCTGCGGGTACTGCCGCAAGGGCCTGTACTCGCACTGCCTGGCCGACGAGGGCATGTCGGGGATCGGCTGGATCCTCGGGCACCTCATCGACGGTACGCAGGCCGAGCTCGTCCGCATCCCGTTCGCCGACAGCTCGCTGCACAAGGTCCCCGCGGGCGTCGACGACCAGACCGCCGTCATGCTGTCCGACATCATCCCGACGGGGTTCGAGATCGGCGTGCGCAAGGGGAACGTCTCGGAGGGCGACATCGTCGCCGTCATCGGCACCGGACCCGTCGGCCTCGCGGCCATCGCCACGTCGATGCTGGACGGGCCCAGCCGTGTGATCGCCGTCGACCTCGACGACAACCGCCTGGAGCAGTCGCTGCGCTTCGGCGCGACCGACACCGTCAACTCCAGCACGCCCGGGTGGTACGACACGCTCATGGCGATGACCGACGGGCTGGGCGTCGACGTCGCCATGGAGGCCGTCGGCATCCCGCAGACGTTCGAGATGTGCACCAGGATCGTGCGACCGGGCGGGCACATCGCCAACCTGGGCGTGCACGGCGCGTCCGTCGACCTGCCGTTGCAGGACCTGTGGATCAAGGACATCACGCTGACGACCGGCCTGGTCAGCACGTCGACGACGCCGCTGCTGCTGAGGCTCGTGGAGCACGGCAAGCTCCGGGCGAGCGCGTTCGCGACCCACACGTTCGCCCTCGACGAGATCGACGAGGCGTACGACGTGTTCAGCCGCGCCGCCGACACCAAGGCGCTCAAGGTCATGCTGACGCGCTGA
- a CDS encoding signal peptidase I: MTWLRRIGAVALTLAAIAGVLSVVLAVAVQAGTLRLLVVTSGSMTPTICQGDALVSHRVAASDLGVGDVVTVPQADGSLVTHRIIAVAPADDADPQARTLTLQGDANSIPDSATYTVSTAWVPAVRLPQGGAIVDTFRDPVVLVPAGIAMLALFALTFIPAAKHDDRAPAGPEAAPDEEPHTDEASQGT, from the coding sequence GTGACGTGGCTTCGTCGCATCGGCGCGGTCGCCTTGACGCTCGCCGCGATCGCCGGGGTGCTGAGCGTCGTGCTCGCCGTCGCCGTCCAGGCGGGCACCCTGCGGCTGCTGGTGGTGACGTCCGGCTCGATGACCCCGACGATCTGCCAGGGCGACGCGCTCGTCTCCCACCGGGTCGCGGCCTCCGACCTCGGCGTCGGTGACGTCGTCACCGTGCCCCAGGCCGACGGCTCGCTCGTGACGCACCGCATCATCGCCGTCGCCCCCGCCGACGACGCCGACCCGCAGGCCCGCACGCTGACGCTCCAGGGCGACGCCAACTCCATCCCGGACAGCGCCACCTACACGGTCTCGACGGCGTGGGTCCCGGCGGTCCGCCTGCCGCAGGGCGGTGCGATCGTCGACACGTTCCGCGATCCCGTCGTGCTCGTGCCGGCCGGGATCGCGATGCTCGCGCTGTTCGCGCTGACCTTCATCCCGGCCGCCAAGCACGACGATCGCGCTCCGGCCGGCCCCGAGGCGGCGCCCGACGAGGAGCCGCACACCGACGAGGCGTCCCAGGGGACCTGA
- a CDS encoding dihydrofolate reductase: MIALIWAQARDAAGRPVIGVGGQIPWRVPEDFAHFRRVTSGHPVVMGRRTWDSLPARSRPLPGRTNVVVTRDAGWSPAADDAAPVLAAGSVVRALGLARRAPGGEQVWVMGGSQIYAAALGHADRLVVTEIDAQVEGDAFAPAVDVARWRLDVDGAWAVSSAPDGPRFRVREYAAR; the protein is encoded by the coding sequence GTGATCGCACTCATCTGGGCCCAGGCGCGTGACGCGGCAGGGCGGCCCGTGATCGGCGTCGGCGGGCAGATCCCGTGGCGCGTGCCCGAGGACTTCGCGCACTTCAGACGGGTCACCTCCGGGCATCCCGTGGTGATGGGGCGGCGCACCTGGGACTCGCTGCCCGCGCGCTCACGCCCGTTGCCGGGGCGCACCAACGTGGTCGTCACGCGCGACGCCGGGTGGTCGCCCGCCGCCGACGACGCCGCGCCGGTGCTCGCGGCCGGCTCGGTGGTGCGGGCTCTCGGCCTGGCCCGGCGAGCGCCGGGTGGTGAGCAGGTCTGGGTGATGGGCGGGTCGCAGATCTACGCAGCCGCGCTGGGCCACGCCGACCGGCTGGTGGTCACCGAGATCGACGCGCAGGTCGAGGGGGACGCGTTCGCGCCCGCCGTCGACGTGGCGCGCTGGCGGCTCGACGTCGACGGGGCGTGGGCCGTCTCGTCCGCCCCGGACGGGCCGCGGTTCCGGGTGCGGGAGTACGCCGCCCGCTGA
- a CDS encoding thymidylate synthase, whose product MGIPTPYEDLLRDVLEHGTHKDDRTGTGTTSVFGRQLRYDLSQGFPLVTTKRVHLKSVVYELLWFLRGESNVRWLQEHGVTIWDEWAAPSGELGPVYGVQWRSWPTPDGGHVDQIAQVIEQIRTDPDSRRHIVTAWNVAEIADMALPPCHLLFQFYVADGRLSCQLYQRSADLFLGVPFNIASYALLTHMVAAQAGLEVGDFVWTGGDCHIYDNHADQVREQLSREPYPYPRLTLAARGSIFDYTFDDVEVLGYQHHPAIKASVAV is encoded by the coding sequence ATGGGTATCCCGACGCCGTACGAGGACCTGTTGCGCGACGTGCTGGAGCACGGCACCCACAAGGACGACCGCACGGGCACGGGGACGACGTCGGTGTTCGGCCGCCAGCTGCGCTACGACCTCTCGCAGGGCTTCCCGCTCGTGACCACCAAGCGCGTCCACCTGAAGTCCGTGGTGTACGAGCTGCTGTGGTTCCTGCGCGGGGAGTCGAACGTGCGCTGGCTGCAGGAGCACGGCGTGACGATCTGGGACGAGTGGGCGGCGCCGTCGGGCGAGCTCGGGCCCGTGTACGGCGTGCAGTGGCGGTCGTGGCCCACACCGGACGGCGGGCACGTGGACCAGATCGCGCAGGTGATCGAGCAGATCCGCACCGACCCGGACTCGCGGCGACACATCGTCACGGCCTGGAACGTCGCGGAGATCGCCGACATGGCGCTGCCGCCGTGCCACCTGCTGTTCCAGTTCTACGTCGCCGACGGCCGCCTCTCGTGCCAGCTCTACCAGCGCTCCGCGGACCTGTTCCTCGGGGTGCCCTTCAACATCGCGTCCTACGCGCTGCTGACCCACATGGTCGCCGCGCAGGCAGGGCTGGAGGTCGGCGACTTCGTGTGGACCGGGGGCGACTGCCACATCTACGACAACCACGCCGACCAGGTGCGCGAGCAGCTCTCGCGTGAGCCGTACCCCTACCCGCGCCTGACGCTCGCGGCGCGCGGCTCGATCTTCGACTACACGTTCGACGACGTCGAGGTGCTCGGCTACCAGCACCATCCGGCGATCAAGGCGTCGGTGGCGGTCTAG
- a CDS encoding class F sortase, translated as MGVALTTAGSTATWADLRADAAPLDSSVKVVPPPPQLPEPDPEPEPVPAATPIRVLIPAIGVDAPIEVYTDEMVAAANGWIDPSTADVVSWWQGGGTPSSNPDNTVYLYGHVSRLEAVFNHLHTVTPGTVVTVVTEAGEIHYEVQEILEPVSKEALPYDERINEAVPGRLVIIGCFREPDQGRRPTTHNTVVIAHQIAG; from the coding sequence GTGGGCGTAGCACTCACCACGGCAGGCTCGACCGCGACCTGGGCCGACCTGCGTGCCGATGCCGCGCCGCTCGACTCGAGCGTCAAGGTCGTTCCGCCCCCGCCGCAGCTCCCGGAACCCGACCCGGAGCCGGAACCCGTCCCGGCGGCGACCCCGATCCGCGTGCTGATCCCCGCGATCGGTGTCGACGCGCCCATCGAGGTGTACACCGACGAGATGGTCGCCGCGGCGAACGGCTGGATCGATCCCAGCACTGCCGACGTCGTCTCGTGGTGGCAGGGCGGCGGCACGCCGTCGTCGAACCCTGACAACACCGTGTACCTGTACGGTCACGTCTCGCGGCTCGAAGCCGTGTTCAACCACCTGCACACCGTCACGCCCGGCACCGTCGTCACGGTCGTCACCGAGGCGGGCGAGATCCACTACGAGGTCCAGGAGATCCTGGAGCCGGTCAGCAAGGAAGCGCTGCCGTACGACGAGCGCATCAACGAGGCCGTCCCTGGACGGCTCGTGATCATCGGCTGCTTCCGCGAGCCCGACCAGGGCCGCCGCCCGACGACGCACAACACGGTCGTCATCGCGCACCAGATCGCGGGCTGA